The Luteitalea sp. genome has a window encoding:
- a CDS encoding YihY family inner membrane protein, which translates to MGEHKEERQEATVQAGGSDRDEPSRGGDKRQYGIARQFGALLTLGPRRLALLFYEAYNEWSTDGAARLGAALSYYTLFSIGPLLIVIVGTVGLIFGDRAARGELQPLLTGLAGQEAATAIEEILKQGMTKSGGVIASVTGAVTLFWSASFLVNELRQQLDIVWKVQPAAQAATMMGVIAEFLIQRVYAFCLVIAAGLLLVMSVLVNTAVAAAGTYFSAWLPMSEVALQAISLSVAFAMSTGVFALIYKALPDAEVAWGDVFVGGAVTALLFGLGSFLIATFVGKAAAGSVYGVAGSVLALLLWVYYSSQVFLFGAELTRVFANRYGGSVLPRRQGGVRFIPGVARS; encoded by the coding sequence GTGGGCGAGCACAAAGAGGAAAGGCAAGAGGCCACAGTCCAGGCCGGTGGCTCAGATCGTGACGAGCCTTCTCGCGGAGGTGACAAGCGGCAGTACGGCATCGCACGGCAGTTCGGCGCCCTCTTGACGCTCGGACCCCGTCGTTTGGCGTTGCTGTTCTACGAGGCGTACAACGAGTGGTCGACCGACGGCGCCGCCCGGCTCGGCGCGGCCTTGTCCTACTACACGCTCTTTTCGATCGGCCCGCTGTTGATCGTCATCGTCGGCACGGTAGGTCTCATCTTCGGCGACAGGGCTGCACGGGGGGAGCTCCAACCCCTGCTCACAGGGCTCGCGGGGCAAGAGGCTGCGACGGCGATTGAGGAAATCCTGAAGCAAGGGATGACGAAGTCTGGGGGCGTGATTGCCAGCGTGACAGGCGCCGTGACGCTGTTTTGGAGCGCATCGTTCCTCGTGAACGAGCTTAGGCAGCAGCTCGATATCGTGTGGAAGGTTCAGCCTGCCGCCCAAGCGGCAACCATGATGGGCGTCATTGCCGAGTTCCTCATCCAGCGGGTCTACGCCTTCTGCCTGGTCATCGCCGCCGGCCTCCTGCTGGTGATGTCCGTCCTCGTCAACACGGCGGTCGCGGCGGCCGGCACCTACTTCAGCGCGTGGCTGCCGATGTCCGAGGTGGCGCTCCAGGCGATCAGCCTGAGCGTGGCGTTTGCGATGTCCACCGGCGTCTTCGCGCTGATTTACAAGGCGCTGCCAGACGCGGAGGTGGCGTGGGGCGACGTGTTCGTTGGCGGCGCGGTGACTGCGCTGCTCTTCGGTCTTGGCAGCTTCCTGATCGCGACGTTCGTGGGGAAGGCCGCCGCAGGCTCCGTCTACGGCGTCGCCGGTAGCGTGTTGGCGCTCCTATTGTGGGTCTACTATTCCTCGCAGGTATTCCTCTTCGGCGCCGAGCTGACACGCGTATTCGCGAACCGCTACGGTGGCTCGGTTCTGCCCCGGCGCCAAGGAGGCGTCCGCTTCATCCCTGGCGTGGCTCGTTCGTGA
- a CDS encoding PIN domain-containing protein: MVIVDTTVWVDYFKGLPTPEAEWLDRELALQRLGLADLILCEVLQGVTSEAKAAEVLRELLHYEVFETGGVDLATAAARNYRLLRARGITVRKTIDCLIATFCLLGDHALLHHDRDFDPFETDLGLQVVHPEISLTDTPPDEESPDEVN; this comes from the coding sequence ATGGTGATTGTCGACACAACTGTGTGGGTCGACTATTTCAAGGGGCTCCCGACGCCGGAAGCGGAATGGCTCGATCGCGAGCTGGCGCTACAACGGCTAGGGCTGGCGGATCTCATTCTCTGCGAGGTGCTCCAGGGCGTGACGTCGGAGGCCAAGGCGGCCGAAGTCCTCAGAGAGCTCCTTCATTACGAAGTATTCGAGACCGGCGGTGTTGACTTGGCGACGGCTGCTGCCCGCAACTATCGGCTGTTACGGGCTCGCGGTATCACAGTGCGCAAGACCATCGACTGCCTTATCGCCACGTTCTGCCTGCTAGGCGATCATGCGTTGCTCCACCACGACCGCGACTTCGATCCGTTCGAAACGGACTTGGGGCTCCAAGTCGTGCATCCCGAAATCTCATTGACGGACACGCCGCCCGACGAAGAATCACCTGACGAGGTCAACTGA
- a CDS encoding type II toxin-antitoxin system prevent-host-death family antitoxin, translating into MPSIDAIAECGHNDYMSRSVTVGTRELKTRLGTYLRRVRSGQTLLVTDRGRPIAEVRPFAAGSTPEDAGLARLKATGAVTQLVDRPLATFRPMRSRKSLSDAVIEDRADRV; encoded by the coding sequence ATGCCCTCAATTGACGCCATTGCCGAATGTGGTCACAATGACTACATGAGTCGATCGGTAACGGTGGGCACTCGAGAACTAAAGACTCGCCTCGGGACGTACCTCCGACGCGTGCGGTCGGGGCAGACCCTCCTTGTCACGGATCGTGGAAGGCCCATCGCTGAAGTCCGGCCTTTTGCGGCCGGTTCGACGCCGGAAGATGCCGGGCTGGCCCGACTGAAGGCAACCGGAGCGGTAACCCAGCTGGTCGATCGACCGCTGGCCACGTTCCGCCCGATGCGAAGCCGCAAATCGCTGTCGGATGCGGTCATCGAGGACCGTGCTGATCGCGTATGA
- a CDS encoding glycosyltransferase yields MLPRDPAVLADATLHVPLDAPHGGNDRQRAVSRQYLCRHRGRDPALRPEPGRRIPHHGGGRCARRSLHVVADRSSGPSCHRRRRTVHDAHAHLGAMAVRPVAAGEGVPGDGTCPRSDVHRDGDSWTGRGRHAARDAGLHGADQPHDDGVVESGTADAGARLRRRETGLAQTKEPPDHIPVGGIGPNRRDHSRALPWKSGTAAVPGEVFIRVRAHPLVRHCCAVRWRGNELRHRLERRATASAPADQQRRQRPARIGRGRVEHPGVGHLRCGVELHRHVRALDDHQTPARAPMARDVAPPGPATHGVVGGGKRTSMTVGQRSTETPNLEHVTVSAVMPTYNAAGYLNDAIDSVLAQTFTHWELIVVDDGSQDNTPAILAAYDDPRIRVLRLPKNRGRGAARNAGLAMATGRYVAICDSDDISLPHRFAEQVAFLDAHPEIDIVSGHVLVFWSGHAPRPGTRFPEDPAKIDQRFRRGKMGVAHPASMIRARCFQRFGCYREELVRAQDFELFHRIHRFCRFRNLPEVLLLYRHEAAGLPWRKWVENSRCHRYANYLHRAGDRSATSVVSLEAFSKRWQSYAAEYSIELLKFVKFTVTAYVRDLWLRIASRRNVRGRSPYAKPSG; encoded by the coding sequence ATGCTGCCCCGCGATCCTGCTGTTCTGGCTGACGCGACGCTTCATGTACCTCTTGACGCGCCCCATGGCGGCAATGACCGGCAGCGCGCTGTATCTCGCCAGTATTTGTGCCGGCATCGCGGTCGGGATCCAGCTCTACGACCTGAGCCCGGTCGTCGGATTCCTCATCATGGGGGCGGGCGGTGCGCTCGCCGCAGCCTTCATGTTGTTGCTGATCGCTCATCAGGCCCCTCGTGTCACCGAAGACGCCGTACCGTTCACGATGCGCACGCTCATCTCGGAGCGATGGCGGTACGGCCGGTGGCTGCTGGCGAAGGTGTGCCTGGAGACGGCACATGCCCCCGCAGTGACGTTCATCGTGACGGCGACTCTTGGACTGGCCGCGGCCGGCACGCTGCGCGCGATGCAGGTCTTCATGGTGCCGATCAGCCACACGATGACGGCGTTGTCGAATCTGGCACTGCCGACGCTGGCGCGAGACTTCGGCGCAGGGAAACTGGACTCGCTCAGACAAAAGAGCCGCCTGATCACATCCCTGTTGGTGGCATTGGCCCTAACCGTCGAGATCATTCTCGTGCTCTTCCATGGAAGTCTGGAACGGCTGCTGTACCTGGGGAAGTTTTCATCCGCGTCCGCGCTCATCCCCTTGTTCGGCATTGCTGCGCTGTTCGATGGCGCGGCAACGAGCTACGGCATCGTCTTGAGCGCCGTGCAACAGCCTCGGCTCCTGCTGATCAGCAGCGCCGTCAGCGGCCCGCTCGCATTGGTCGTGGCCGTGTTGAGCATCCAGGCGTGGGGCATCTACGGTGCGGCGTTGAGCTTCATCGTCACGTACGCGCTCTCGATGATCATCAGACACCGGCTCGCGCGCCCATGGCTCGCGACGTCGCACCACCTGGCCCAGCGACGCATGGAGTCGTCGGAGGCGGGAAGAGAACGAGCATGACTGTGGGGCAGCGTAGTACGGAGACGCCCAACCTCGAGCATGTCACCGTGTCAGCGGTGATGCCCACCTACAATGCCGCCGGTTACTTGAACGACGCCATCGACAGCGTGCTCGCGCAGACCTTCACACACTGGGAGCTGATCGTCGTCGACGACGGATCACAGGACAACACGCCGGCAATCCTCGCCGCGTACGACGATCCCCGGATCCGCGTGCTCCGGCTACCAAAGAATCGCGGGCGGGGCGCCGCCAGAAACGCCGGTCTCGCGATGGCCACCGGACGGTATGTCGCGATTTGCGATAGCGACGACATCTCTCTGCCACACCGCTTCGCCGAGCAGGTGGCGTTTCTCGACGCGCATCCCGAGATCGATATCGTTTCAGGACACGTGCTGGTGTTTTGGAGCGGACACGCCCCGCGACCTGGTACGAGATTCCCCGAGGATCCAGCGAAGATCGATCAGCGCTTTCGACGCGGCAAGATGGGCGTGGCGCATCCAGCGAGCATGATCCGCGCGCGATGTTTCCAGCGGTTCGGCTGCTATCGCGAGGAGCTCGTTCGCGCCCAGGATTTCGAGCTCTTTCACCGCATTCATCGGTTCTGCCGGTTCCGTAACCTTCCGGAGGTGCTGCTCCTCTACCGGCACGAGGCAGCGGGACTGCCGTGGCGGAAATGGGTGGAGAACAGTCGATGTCACCGGTATGCGAATTACCTGCATCGTGCGGGTGATCGCTCCGCGACCTCAGTGGTCAGTCTCGAGGCGTTCTCCAAGCGCTGGCAAAGCTACGCGGCCGAGTACTCCATCGAGCTGCTCAAGTTCGTCAAGTTCACGGTCACGGCGTATGTTCGCGATCTCTGGCTACGAATCGCATCCCGGCGGAACGTGAGGGGCCGCTCGCCGTATGCCAAGCCGTCGGGGTGA
- a CDS encoding type II toxin-antitoxin system VapB family antitoxin, with protein MRTNIEIDDRLMKQAMRASGSKTKRAVVDAALRLLVQTKAQVGVRRLRGRVAWQGDLDASRLDRVSERR; from the coding sequence ATGCGGACAAACATCGAGATTGACGATCGTTTGATGAAGCAGGCGATGCGGGCCAGCGGTAGCAAGACCAAGCGCGCCGTCGTTGACGCCGCCTTGCGCCTGCTCGTCCAAACAAAGGCGCAGGTAGGCGTCCGGCGATTGCGCGGGCGTGTCGCCTGGCAGGGCGATCTCGACGCCAGCCGACTGGATCGTGTCTCGGAGCGCCGATAG
- a CDS encoding polysaccharide deacetylase family protein gives MSTTVDLAKRLGTTVLRRGPARQAALRLARASHRSLVLVYHRVAPDGPAAHEVVPSLPTALFAAQLDMLQQIGQVVALERLLESHATNQGPRFAITFDDDHVSHRLHALPVLKARGLHATFFLSGRSLHGLGPYWWNILEHSIHVRGLESTRRVLALDGNGPPELAAALEDSPLTERLSRLLPCPEDSPMPAGDIDALARAGMTIGFHTLRHPIMTDVPCAALDAALAEGRSALAAAAGTSVDLFAYPHGRADATAAIAAERAGFRAAFASGGRPISPRSDPFLLGRWDPGFLVQDEFAAAVTLRLLRPPTPPCSRR, from the coding sequence ATGAGTACGACGGTCGACCTGGCGAAACGGCTGGGCACGACCGTCCTTCGTCGCGGCCCGGCGCGGCAGGCGGCGCTGCGGCTGGCGCGTGCCTCTCACCGCTCACTCGTCCTGGTCTATCATCGGGTCGCCCCCGATGGGCCAGCCGCACACGAAGTGGTCCCTTCGCTCCCGACGGCTCTGTTTGCGGCGCAGCTCGACATGCTCCAACAGATTGGGCAGGTCGTCGCTCTGGAACGTCTCCTCGAGTCACACGCAACCAACCAGGGTCCGCGATTCGCGATTACATTCGACGATGATCACGTGTCTCATCGGCTCCACGCGTTGCCGGTGCTGAAGGCGCGCGGTTTGCACGCGACTTTCTTCCTCTCCGGGCGCAGCCTGCATGGCTTGGGCCCCTATTGGTGGAACATCCTCGAGCACAGCATCCATGTGAGAGGTTTGGAGTCCACACGTCGCGTGCTCGCACTCGACGGGAACGGGCCCCCAGAGCTGGCGGCTGCGCTGGAGGATTCACCGCTCACCGAACGACTCTCTCGGCTACTACCTTGCCCGGAAGACTCACCCATGCCTGCCGGCGACATCGACGCCCTGGCGCGGGCCGGGATGACCATTGGTTTCCACACGCTCCGCCACCCGATCATGACCGACGTCCCGTGCGCCGCATTGGACGCGGCCCTCGCGGAAGGTCGGTCGGCCCTTGCGGCAGCGGCCGGGACGTCGGTGGACCTTTTCGCGTACCCGCACGGACGTGCGGACGCGACGGCCGCTATTGCCGCTGAACGGGCCGGCTTCCGCGCGGCATTCGCTTCGGGGGGACGGCCCATCAGCCCTCGCAGCGACCCGTTTCTGCTCGGACGATGGGACCCCGGATTCCTGGTGCAGGATGAGTTCGCTGCAGCCGTGACGCTTCGACTCCTTCGCCCGCCCACGCCGCCGTGCTCGAGAAGGTGA
- a CDS encoding glycosyltransferase translates to MKIVLLHNHYQQAGGEDNVFSTEATLLEAHGHEVRRHSVHNDAIDDMRRLAVARATLWNRDSYARLRALFREESPEIAHFHNTFPLISPAAYYAARAEGVPVVQTLHNYRLMCPNALLYRDGHVCHDCVGRRVAWPAVVHACYRASRPATAVTTAMLALHRMLGTWREAVTTYIALTEFAKQQFVAGGLPTDRIVVKPNAVSEDPLPGDHAGEFALFIGRLSTEKGLDVLLSAWRQLRSSLKLVIVGSGPLDALAQGSPANVEWLGHVPRARVLELMRQATFLVFPSTVYEGFPMTLLEALATGLPVIVSGHGSLAEIVPDGVAGLHVRPGDAFGLAATIRWALAHRLELARMGSRGRALFLSKYTAEQNYAMLAATYQATRDRFIASAAQRTSAGRANPSALPRTMA, encoded by the coding sequence GTGAAGATCGTGCTGCTCCACAATCATTACCAGCAGGCGGGCGGCGAGGACAACGTGTTCTCCACAGAGGCAACGCTCCTCGAAGCGCATGGTCACGAGGTCCGCCGGCATTCGGTGCACAACGACGCGATCGATGACATGCGGCGGTTGGCGGTCGCTCGGGCAACGCTCTGGAACCGCGACAGCTACGCTCGTCTGCGCGCGCTGTTCAGGGAGGAATCGCCGGAGATCGCCCATTTTCACAATACGTTCCCGTTGATCTCCCCGGCCGCGTACTATGCGGCGCGGGCGGAAGGCGTGCCGGTCGTCCAAACGCTCCACAACTATCGGCTGATGTGCCCAAATGCCCTGCTGTATCGGGATGGCCATGTCTGCCACGATTGTGTCGGCCGGCGCGTCGCCTGGCCAGCGGTTGTCCACGCCTGCTATCGCGCGAGCCGACCGGCCACCGCCGTGACGACCGCCATGCTCGCGCTCCACCGGATGCTTGGGACATGGCGCGAGGCGGTCACCACCTACATCGCGCTCACCGAGTTCGCCAAGCAGCAGTTCGTCGCTGGCGGCCTGCCCACGGATCGAATCGTCGTCAAGCCGAATGCCGTGAGTGAGGACCCGTTGCCGGGCGACCACGCGGGCGAGTTCGCGTTGTTCATCGGCCGTCTCTCGACCGAGAAGGGTCTGGATGTGCTGTTGTCCGCCTGGCGACAGTTGCGGAGCTCGTTGAAGCTCGTGATCGTCGGCAGCGGGCCACTCGACGCGCTGGCCCAAGGGTCGCCGGCAAATGTCGAGTGGCTCGGGCACGTGCCGCGCGCACGCGTGCTGGAGCTGATGCGACAGGCGACGTTCTTGGTCTTTCCCTCGACAGTCTATGAGGGATTCCCAATGACCCTCCTGGAGGCGCTTGCCACTGGGTTACCGGTGATCGTGAGCGGGCATGGCTCCCTGGCCGAGATCGTTCCCGACGGCGTTGCGGGGCTCCACGTCCGTCCCGGCGACGCCTTTGGTCTTGCGGCCACGATCCGCTGGGCGCTCGCGCATCGTCTGGAGTTGGCGCGGATGGGATCTCGCGGCCGAGCGCTATTCCTCTCGAAATACACCGCTGAACAGAACTACGCCATGCTTGCTGCCACATATCAAGCGACCCGAGATCGATTCATCGCGAGCGCCGCACAGCGGACGTCTGCCGGCCGGGCGAACCCCAGCGCCCTCCCGCGGACGATGGCTTGA
- a CDS encoding glycosyltransferase, translated as MTTVQRGTVAHGPAAPITVSAVMPAYNAAPYLKDAVDSVISQTFENWELIVIDDGSQDDTPTVLAAYRDPRIRVLRLPKNSGRGAARNAGLAVATGRYIAVCDSDDISLPHRFARQVAFLEAHPEVDVVSGHMLVFWNGSAPRRSIRFPEEPAAISRRFQRGRMGVVHGASMLRARCFSAFGRYREELVRAEDFEYFRRIHRFCRFHTLPEVLLLYRHEVTRRPWWKWVENSRCHRYANYLYSASVCSSAPVMSFDSFSRRWQGYAIDYSIELLKFVKFTTLAYVRDLRIRAAVHSSRGQRSAVQE; from the coding sequence ATGACGACGGTGCAACGAGGCACGGTGGCGCACGGGCCGGCGGCGCCCATCACGGTGTCAGCGGTAATGCCGGCCTACAACGCCGCTCCCTACCTGAAGGATGCCGTCGACAGCGTGATCTCACAAACCTTCGAGAACTGGGAGCTGATTGTCATCGACGACGGATCACAAGATGACACGCCGACCGTCCTTGCCGCGTACCGGGACCCCCGCATCCGGGTGCTCCGCTTGCCCAAGAACTCCGGGCGCGGCGCTGCCCGCAACGCCGGCCTCGCGGTCGCAACCGGACGCTATATCGCCGTGTGTGATAGCGACGACATCTCTCTGCCACACCGGTTTGCGCGACAGGTGGCGTTTCTCGAGGCGCATCCCGAGGTCGATGTGGTCTCGGGCCACATGCTGGTGTTCTGGAACGGGTCCGCGCCGCGGAGGAGCATCCGATTTCCCGAAGAGCCGGCCGCAATCAGTCGGCGGTTTCAACGGGGGAGGATGGGCGTGGTCCACGGGGCGAGCATGCTCCGCGCGCGCTGTTTCAGCGCGTTCGGTCGCTACCGCGAGGAGCTCGTTCGGGCCGAGGATTTCGAGTACTTTCGCCGTATTCACCGCTTCTGCCGCTTCCACACGCTGCCCGAGGTCCTGCTCTTGTACCGACACGAAGTAACGCGACGACCTTGGTGGAAATGGGTAGAGAACAGTCGATGTCACCGCTATGCAAACTACTTGTATAGTGCGAGCGTGTGCTCCTCGGCTCCGGTGATGAGCTTCGACAGCTTCTCGCGGCGTTGGCAGGGCTATGCAATCGATTACTCGATAGAGCTGCTCAAGTTCGTCAAGTTCACGACGTTGGCTTACGTTCGTGACCTCCGGATTCGAGCCGCAGTCCACTCGAGCCGCGGGCAGCGCTCGGCCGTCCAGGAATAG
- a CDS encoding right-handed parallel beta-helix repeat-containing protein, translating into MTKRVHWPRVLLPASALALAIAAPSSVFAQAPAPPGSLRIIASPDPQEPVVVIWSDEASLQPGSTRRFTAVVTGTSEQEVTWTATGGNIASDGTYTAGETQGSYRVTATTSEGSISASAPVTIGVGSAVEISPGHDIQAIVADNPSGATFLLNAGVHRLQAVIPKDRQTFIGEPGTILSGAQVLTGWVRSGSTWYVIGQTQQGSQRGECLPEHPRCAYPEDLFVDNEALVHTDSLSNGGPGKWFFDYAAERIYVWDDPTGHVVETSVTPYAFDGAASGVTITNLVVEKYANRAEDGAIQAWDAPGWTILDNEVRWNHGIGIHMADDRRVLNNHVHHNGQMGIGGKGDNSYVVGNEIAYNNAVGFDPYWSAGGTKFTFSDGLTISGNFSHHNGGPGLWTDTDNINVVFEYNRCEDNTHSGISHEIGYKAIIRHNTLRRNGTKHPYPYWVDGGGIVVSTSSDVEVYGNTLEENWQGITGLDEDRGKGRHGVYTLTNFHAYDNVVKSVRPLGEGSGRTGITGETEATFTRKGNLFTNNTYELGPYRAYFFWLAGEHGEAAWKGFGQDVSGRFTRTVARLGTRGDASVASAR; encoded by the coding sequence ATGACGAAGCGGGTCCATTGGCCGCGCGTTCTCTTGCCCGCGAGTGCTCTCGCGCTTGCAATCGCCGCACCCTCGTCTGTGTTCGCACAGGCCCCGGCGCCGCCGGGCAGCCTGCGCATTATTGCGAGCCCAGACCCACAGGAGCCAGTAGTCGTCATCTGGTCCGACGAGGCCTCCCTTCAGCCGGGGAGCACGCGGCGGTTCACAGCCGTGGTGACCGGGACGTCGGAGCAGGAGGTGACATGGACGGCCACCGGCGGGAACATCGCGTCTGACGGAACGTATACCGCCGGCGAGACGCAGGGTAGCTATCGAGTGACCGCCACAACGTCGGAGGGCTCGATTTCTGCCTCTGCTCCGGTGACGATCGGCGTCGGGTCTGCCGTCGAGATCTCCCCCGGGCATGACATCCAGGCGATCGTGGCCGACAATCCTTCCGGTGCGACGTTTCTGTTGAATGCCGGCGTGCATCGCCTCCAAGCCGTCATCCCGAAGGACCGTCAGACCTTCATCGGCGAGCCGGGTACGATCCTCTCCGGCGCGCAAGTCCTGACAGGGTGGGTACGATCCGGTTCGACCTGGTATGTGATAGGTCAGACGCAGCAGGGATCGCAGCGCGGCGAATGTCTTCCGGAGCACCCACGTTGTGCCTATCCGGAGGACCTCTTCGTCGACAACGAAGCGCTGGTCCATACGGACAGTCTGTCGAATGGCGGGCCAGGCAAGTGGTTCTTCGATTATGCCGCGGAGCGTATTTACGTGTGGGATGATCCAACGGGACATGTGGTGGAGACGAGCGTCACTCCCTATGCGTTCGACGGCGCGGCGTCTGGCGTGACGATCACCAACCTCGTCGTGGAGAAATACGCGAACCGTGCCGAGGATGGCGCCATTCAGGCCTGGGATGCGCCGGGCTGGACGATTCTGGACAACGAGGTGCGATGGAACCACGGGATCGGCATCCACATGGCGGATGATCGCAGGGTGCTCAACAATCATGTCCACCACAACGGACAGATGGGCATCGGCGGAAAGGGCGACAACAGCTACGTGGTTGGAAACGAGATCGCGTACAACAATGCGGTTGGGTTCGATCCCTACTGGTCCGCAGGCGGCACGAAGTTCACGTTTTCCGACGGCCTGACGATCAGCGGCAACTTCTCCCATCACAACGGCGGGCCCGGCCTGTGGACCGACACGGACAACATCAACGTGGTGTTCGAGTACAATCGGTGCGAGGACAACACCCATTCGGGAATCTCTCATGAGATTGGGTACAAGGCGATCATCCGCCACAATACGCTTCGCCGGAACGGCACGAAGCACCCATATCCCTACTGGGTGGACGGCGGTGGCATCGTCGTCTCCACGTCGAGTGATGTGGAGGTGTACGGCAACACGCTCGAGGAGAATTGGCAGGGCATTACGGGACTCGATGAGGATCGAGGGAAGGGCCGACATGGCGTCTACACGCTGACGAACTTCCACGCGTACGACAACGTCGTGAAGTCGGTGAGACCACTCGGCGAGGGATCGGGCCGTACCGGCATCACGGGAGAGACGGAGGCGACCTTTACCCGCAAAGGCAACCTGTTCACGAACAACACGTATGAGCTCGGTCCTTATCGGGCGTACTTCTTTTGGTTGGCTGGTGAGCACGGCGAGGCTGCCTGGAAGGGTTTTGGTCAGGACGTCAGCGGGAGGTTCACTCGCACCGTGGCTCGCCTGGGCACCCGCGGGGATGCGAGTGTGGCATCCGCGAGATAG
- a CDS encoding WecB/TagA/CpsF family glycosyltransferase, with product MVSPEAGGSIPEVDILGVRVNAIDMDGALDVIDRWITSGAGQYVCVTGVHGVMESQRDARLRDIHNAAGLVTPDGMPLVWLSRWRGWRNTARVYGPDLMLAICERSLATGYRHFFFGGREGVPERLARRLEKRYPGLAIAGTYSPPFKAMTPEEEAQVIRRINDAKPDIVWVGLGTPKQERWMATHVHELSPSVLIGVGAAFDFHAGLKRQAPKWMQQSGLEWLFRLASEPRRLWRRYLVNNPQFIWLTLLETWQRRAAPASGRQADHSRANDTQPDSTLEDPKLDAFESSFGARK from the coding sequence ATGGTGTCGCCTGAGGCGGGCGGTTCCATCCCTGAGGTCGACATTCTCGGCGTCCGCGTCAACGCCATCGACATGGATGGCGCGCTCGATGTCATTGATCGATGGATCACGTCGGGCGCCGGCCAGTACGTCTGCGTCACCGGTGTGCACGGTGTCATGGAGAGCCAACGCGATGCCCGACTGCGCGACATCCACAACGCCGCGGGGCTCGTGACCCCGGATGGGATGCCGCTGGTGTGGCTCAGCAGATGGCGAGGATGGCGCAACACGGCCCGCGTCTACGGGCCCGACCTCATGCTGGCGATTTGCGAGCGCTCCCTGGCAACCGGATACCGACATTTCTTCTTCGGCGGGCGCGAGGGTGTGCCCGAACGACTGGCCCGCCGGTTGGAGAAGCGCTATCCAGGGCTGGCGATCGCGGGCACGTATTCACCGCCCTTCAAGGCCATGACGCCGGAGGAAGAAGCGCAAGTCATCCGTCGCATCAACGACGCGAAGCCAGACATCGTGTGGGTCGGTCTGGGAACTCCCAAGCAAGAGCGCTGGATGGCAACGCACGTCCACGAGCTCAGTCCCTCTGTGCTGATCGGCGTGGGTGCGGCGTTCGACTTCCATGCGGGCTTGAAACGTCAAGCGCCCAAGTGGATGCAGCAGAGTGGGCTCGAGTGGCTCTTTCGCTTGGCGAGCGAGCCGCGCAGGCTGTGGCGGCGGTATCTCGTGAACAATCCGCAGTTCATCTGGCTGACGCTGCTCGAGACGTGGCAGAGACGGGCGGCTCCTGCGAGCGGGCGGCAGGCCGATCACTCCAGGGCAAACGACACGCAACCAGACAGCACGCTCGAGGATCCGAAGCTTGACGCGTTTGAGTCGAGCTTCGGGGCTCGCAAGTGA
- a CDS encoding PIN domain-containing protein has product MTRYLDASALAKRYSRERGSSAVRRLLATGRAATSRLSEVEVASALVRREREGALTIRQRDRGLARLRADAAALIVVELTPEVTATAKQLLLRHHLRASDAIQLASALYLHRELDVEVPFVAFDDRLVDAARGEGLTVERVRSPSRRRTASRERNDTSL; this is encoded by the coding sequence ATGACGCGCTATCTCGATGCGAGTGCGCTAGCGAAGCGTTACAGTCGCGAACGCGGCAGCAGCGCGGTGCGCCGGTTGCTGGCCACCGGAAGGGCCGCTACGAGCCGGCTGTCGGAAGTGGAGGTGGCATCGGCGCTCGTGCGCCGTGAGCGCGAGGGCGCACTCACGATTCGCCAACGTGACCGCGGCCTGGCGCGGCTGCGTGCGGACGCAGCCGCGTTGATTGTTGTCGAGCTCACGCCGGAGGTCACGGCAACGGCCAAGCAGCTGCTTCTACGTCACCACCTGCGCGCTAGCGATGCCATTCAACTTGCCAGCGCGCTCTACCTTCATCGTGAGCTGGACGTCGAGGTTCCGTTCGTGGCGTTCGACGACCGCTTGGTCGATGCGGCGCGCGGCGAAGGTTTGACGGTCGAGCGGGTCAGAAGTCCTTCTCGTCGCAGAACCGCCTCTCGGGAACGGAACGACACATCTTTGTAA